TTTTCCGAATTGGAACCGGCGGGAATCTGGGAATAGCTCTGCTCGGCCTGCACGCCGGCACCCTGCAATTGCTGCACGAACGTATCTTCAAACACATGGCGATAGGTGTCGCTCTTGGTGACGCCGAGGACAAGCACGTTGGACGCCGGCGGGCCGGGCCACGACGGATCCTTCCATTGATTGCTGACGCTGAAGGTCGAGCAGGCGGCGAGCAGCAAGGCTCCCAGCGGAGCGGCATAACGGAACAGGCTCATGGGATGTTTCTCCTTTGAATAAGGTGCGGGAAGAGCGGGATGCGAGAGGGAGCATGTTGGGTTACTGGGGAGCCGGCTTGTCCTCCGATGCCAAGTTCATGTCATGGAGACCGGTGGGAATAAGTCCCAGCCGTTCCGCCTCCCGAATGAGCGCCACGCCGCTGTGCACGCCCAGGAGATCGAGTAACGATTGCCGGTGGCTTTCCACCGTGCGCACGGAAATACCGAGGTCCGCAGCGATCTCGCTGGTGCGCTTGCCCTTGGCCATGGATTCGATCACTTCCCGCTGTCGCCGGGTGAGCCGATGCAACGATTCGGGGGCCTCGAGCAGCGACGCCATCAGTTGAGGGCTGATGAACTGATTGCCTGAGGCAACTTCAGCCATGGCATTGAACAGCTCAGTGCTTGGCGACTGTTTAAGAACATAGCCATTTGCCCCGGCCTGCATGGCCTCGCGCACGATCAGCGGCTCACTGTGGGTGGAGAGCACCACGACGGGAAGGTCGCTGCCTTGCT
This genomic interval from Dyella japonica A8 contains the following:
- a CDS encoding response regulator gives rise to the protein MKANARTVSKSIRKLRVLLADEHRCVAEGLAGLLAKRAHSVLLVHDGAALMEAAVAGQVDILVTDIAMPPFSALQALRRLRQQGSDLPVVVLSTHSEPLIVREAMQAGANGYVLKQSPSTELFNAMAEVASGNQFISPQLMASLLEAPESLHRLTRRQREVIESMAKGKRTSEIAADLGISVRTVESHRQSLLDLLGVHSGVALIREAERLGLIPTGLHDMNLASEDKPAPQ